In Bacillus sp. Marseille-Q1617, a genomic segment contains:
- a CDS encoding amino acid permease, whose product MEQRELKRDLSNRHVQLIAIGGTIGTGLFLGSGKAIQLAGPSIIFAYLIVGIALFFVMRALGELLLSKAGYQSLPDIAEEYLGVSAAFVTGWTYWFCWIMTAMADVIAVGVYVNYWFDIPQWIPALICVIILLGFNLLTVKLFGEMEFWFALIKVITILALIGVGVVLLVIGFKTDAGAVTMTNLWEHGGLFPNGVSGFLLSFQMVIFAYVGVELVAVSAAETSDPKKNIPSAINKIPLRILFFYVGALIVLLCINPWTGLNAAESPFVKTFSLIGIPLAAGIINFVVLTSAASACNSGMFSTSRILYNLSKTNQGPSLFAKLNKNHVPSNGLFISTLVVSAGTLLSKMLPEQAFGIVTTISAICFIWVWGVILICHIKYKKTRGDLHVKSTFKAPLTPFINYTVLTMFAVILVIMLVSEATRPALLLTPLWFILLFILYGIRSKKEKHQGLMHQS is encoded by the coding sequence TTGGAACAACGAGAATTGAAGAGGGATTTATCCAATCGCCATGTTCAGCTGATTGCGATTGGCGGAACGATCGGGACGGGGTTATTTTTAGGTTCCGGGAAAGCGATACAGCTTGCGGGTCCCTCGATCATCTTTGCTTATTTAATCGTTGGAATTGCCCTGTTTTTTGTGATGAGGGCGCTGGGGGAACTGCTGTTGTCAAAAGCGGGTTATCAATCGCTGCCGGATATTGCGGAAGAGTATCTTGGAGTTTCTGCTGCATTTGTAACGGGATGGACCTATTGGTTCTGCTGGATCATGACGGCCATGGCTGATGTGATCGCTGTTGGTGTGTACGTGAATTATTGGTTCGATATCCCGCAGTGGATACCGGCACTCATCTGTGTGATCATTTTATTAGGGTTCAACCTGCTGACTGTAAAGCTATTCGGGGAAATGGAGTTTTGGTTCGCTCTGATCAAGGTCATCACGATTCTTGCGTTGATTGGTGTCGGCGTTGTGCTGCTGGTGATTGGATTCAAAACGGATGCAGGTGCTGTTACGATGACCAATCTGTGGGAACATGGAGGACTATTTCCAAATGGAGTGTCAGGATTCCTGCTGTCATTCCAGATGGTCATCTTTGCCTATGTCGGTGTGGAATTAGTGGCCGTATCGGCAGCGGAAACCTCTGATCCGAAAAAGAATATTCCATCGGCCATCAATAAGATTCCTTTACGGATTCTATTTTTCTACGTCGGCGCGCTGATTGTGCTCTTATGCATCAACCCATGGACGGGCCTCAATGCCGCGGAAAGTCCGTTTGTGAAAACATTCAGCTTAATCGGGATTCCCCTGGCGGCCGGCATCATCAATTTTGTGGTGCTGACATCAGCGGCTTCTGCCTGCAACAGCGGCATGTTCTCCACAAGCCGAATTCTATATAACTTGAGCAAGACCAACCAGGGGCCGTCTCTATTTGCAAAACTGAATAAAAACCATGTGCCAAGTAATGGGTTATTCATCTCCACACTGGTCGTTTCTGCGGGAACCCTTCTAAGCAAAATGCTGCCGGAGCAGGCCTTCGGGATCGTGACAACGATCAGTGCGATCTGCTTCATCTGGGTGTGGGGCGTCATTCTCATCTGCCATATAAAATATAAGAAAACACGTGGGGATTTGCACGTGAAATCAACATTCAAAGCACCACTCACGCCATTTATCAATTACACTGTGCTGACGATGTTCGCCGTGATCCTGGTGATCATGCTGGTTTCTGAGGCCACGCGTCCAGCCTTATTGCTGACGCCTTTATGGTTCATTCTTTTATTTATTTTATACGGGATAAGGAGTAAGAAGGAAAAACATCAAGGGTTGATGCATCAATCGTAA
- a CDS encoding Gfo/Idh/MocA family protein, translated as MKFDKVRWGIIGCGDVTEKKSGPAFQKVEYSELVAVMRRTGELARDYAERHQVPKWYDDADALINDPEVDAVYIATPPGSHKEYTLKAAAAGKPVYVEKPMARNFKECSEMVAACKEAGVPLYVAYYRRAQERFLKIKELLDQKAIGDVRYVSTTQYQKAGDDVKDPDNLPWRVQPELAGGGLFFDLASHTLDILDFLLGPIQEAKGFSSNQAGYYEAEDMVTGTYLFQSGVHGVGKWCFTAFENVDRNEIVGSKGKISFSTFGNDPVILTTCEGQQQWSFERPEHVQQPLVTTIVKELTEVGSWCPSTGESGARTNRVMDEVVGK; from the coding sequence ATGAAATTTGATAAAGTCCGGTGGGGAATCATCGGCTGCGGAGATGTAACCGAAAAGAAAAGCGGTCCTGCTTTTCAAAAGGTTGAATACTCGGAACTTGTGGCGGTCATGAGAAGAACGGGTGAGCTGGCCAGGGATTATGCGGAAAGACATCAGGTCCCTAAGTGGTACGATGACGCGGATGCATTGATTAACGACCCTGAGGTGGATGCAGTTTATATCGCTACACCGCCTGGTTCGCATAAGGAATATACGCTGAAGGCAGCCGCAGCGGGGAAACCTGTCTATGTGGAGAAGCCGATGGCCCGCAACTTTAAGGAATGCAGTGAAATGGTGGCTGCCTGCAAAGAAGCCGGTGTTCCTTTATATGTGGCTTACTACAGACGTGCGCAGGAGCGCTTTTTGAAAATAAAAGAACTGCTGGATCAAAAGGCAATTGGGGACGTTCGTTATGTCTCTACGACTCAGTATCAAAAAGCGGGGGACGACGTGAAGGATCCTGATAATCTTCCATGGCGCGTGCAGCCTGAACTAGCCGGTGGCGGCTTGTTCTTTGACCTGGCGAGCCATACCCTCGATATTCTCGACTTCCTGCTCGGACCGATCCAGGAAGCAAAAGGCTTCTCTTCGAATCAAGCCGGCTATTATGAGGCGGAGGATATGGTGACGGGTACATATCTATTTCAATCTGGAGTCCATGGGGTTGGAAAATGGTGTTTCACTGCGTTTGAAAACGTGGATAGGAATGAGATTGTCGGAAGTAAAGGAAAAATCAGCTTTTCTACCTTTGGGAATGATCCGGTCATCTTGACGACCTGTGAAGGACAGCAGCAATGGAGCTTCGAACGCCCAGAGCATGTCCAACAGCCGCTTGTAACGACGATTGTCAAAGAGTTAACAGAGGTCGGCAGTTGGTGTCCGAGTACCGGAGAATCGGGTGCGAGAACCAACCGCGTGATGGATGAGGTCGTCGGGAAATAA
- a CDS encoding MFS transporter has protein sequence MNTQRWMSTHFFSFFLTWGIFLPYWSGWMIQTKGITVSEASLIMSIGLVARGLSTLFAFPYLLERVSNKVLLNIAGMGTLAALLSYIPADSFTALLIVTVVLHIFYPTLMPALDSVAGVLVQSKQLKHYGKSRQWGSIGFVSVGILLTVFTGMFGDDMIFWALLLGISCFVALSLTNGPEILSKKPQVNQAVKVNILDLFKTKHFLVVLIIVVLLQAAHAAYYNYGYIFLQEIHAPIYLIGVIINIAVIAEIIFFSMADKRFNRFSPGTLLALAAAGSSLRWILVFTFPNVVVFCIAQTLHAFSFAMGHYAFMKYLTTNIPHTQIPKAQGMYSAFALSWSTAVFTIFGGFLYEIEPRYAFIGMLACSLPAMFIALGYRKLEVEKDVLVSAEAR, from the coding sequence ATGAATACACAACGTTGGATGAGCACTCATTTTTTTAGTTTCTTTCTGACATGGGGAATCTTTCTCCCTTATTGGTCAGGATGGATGATACAAACAAAAGGCATCACGGTTTCAGAAGCGAGTTTAATCATGAGCATAGGCTTAGTGGCAAGGGGTCTTTCAACACTGTTTGCCTTTCCTTATTTACTGGAAAGGGTCAGTAATAAGGTACTCTTGAACATAGCCGGAATGGGTACACTGGCCGCGCTTCTCAGTTATATCCCGGCTGACTCGTTTACCGCCTTACTAATCGTAACCGTTGTACTGCACATCTTTTACCCGACTTTGATGCCTGCTTTAGATAGTGTTGCCGGTGTTCTAGTGCAAAGCAAGCAATTGAAGCACTATGGGAAAAGCCGCCAGTGGGGATCCATCGGATTTGTCTCAGTGGGGATCCTGTTAACGGTCTTTACAGGAATGTTTGGGGATGACATGATTTTTTGGGCACTGCTGCTTGGAATCAGCTGCTTTGTCGCTCTCAGCTTAACGAACGGCCCGGAGATTTTGTCGAAGAAACCGCAAGTAAATCAGGCCGTGAAGGTCAATATCCTTGATTTATTCAAGACAAAACATTTCCTGGTCGTCCTGATTATTGTGGTACTTCTTCAAGCAGCCCACGCTGCCTATTACAACTATGGCTACATCTTTCTACAGGAGATACACGCACCGATCTATCTCATCGGTGTCATCATTAACATTGCCGTTATTGCAGAAATTATCTTTTTTTCGATGGCTGATAAACGCTTTAACCGCTTTTCACCAGGAACCTTATTGGCACTGGCTGCAGCCGGATCTTCGCTGCGGTGGATATTGGTGTTTACGTTTCCAAACGTTGTGGTGTTTTGCATTGCTCAGACCCTGCATGCATTTTCGTTTGCGATGGGGCACTATGCATTTATGAAATACTTAACGACAAACATTCCGCATACACAAATCCCAAAGGCTCAGGGCATGTATTCAGCCTTTGCACTCAGCTGGAGCACGGCGGTGTTTACAATATTCGGCGGGTTCTTATATGAAATCGAGCCAAGATACGCCTTCATCGGAATGCTTGCCTGCAGCCTGCCGGCGATGTTCATTGCGCTTGGGTATCGAAAGCTGGAAGTGGAAAAGGATGTGCTGGTGTCTGCTGAAGCGCGTTAA
- the yeiL gene encoding transcriptional regulator YeiL, translating to MEIYKGEKKRIYLENHSIAHRFSFQIEEYLEMREYKRDEWIIQEGNRPDYLFYVTEGKAKIYVTHQNGKVSLINFINAHDYIGEMELLNDVYYTKGIQASTETVCFALPFSKYRTKLLEDTKFLRELTTFLSLKATLMAAKYSQSLAFPLENRLADFILQTSDKGVYLEKHVIVCDFLGVSYRHLLHVLTQFCEKGYLRKEGRNYRIKNQHALYELAEAIKNK from the coding sequence ATGGAAATTTATAAAGGTGAGAAAAAGCGGATTTATCTAGAAAATCACTCAATCGCTCATCGATTTTCTTTTCAGATTGAAGAATATCTTGAAATGAGGGAATATAAGCGGGATGAATGGATCATACAAGAAGGGAATAGACCCGATTACTTATTTTATGTGACAGAAGGAAAAGCAAAAATATATGTCACGCATCAAAATGGTAAAGTGTCACTTATCAACTTTATCAATGCGCATGATTATATTGGTGAAATGGAATTATTGAACGATGTGTACTATACAAAAGGAATTCAGGCATCCACAGAAACCGTCTGTTTTGCTTTGCCTTTTTCCAAGTACCGCACCAAACTGCTTGAAGATACGAAATTCCTTCGTGAATTAACAACATTCTTGAGTCTGAAGGCAACGTTAATGGCGGCCAAGTATTCACAGAGCCTTGCTTTTCCGCTTGAGAACAGGCTTGCAGACTTTATTTTACAGACGTCCGATAAAGGGGTTTACCTGGAAAAGCACGTCATTGTTTGTGATTTTTTAGGCGTCTCTTACCGACATCTGCTGCATGTACTGACACAGTTTTGTGAAAAGGGGTATTTACGAAAAGAAGGCAGGAATTATAGGATTAAAAATCAGCATGCTTTATATGAGCTTGCCGAAGCGATTAAGAATAAATAA
- a CDS encoding YheC/YheD family protein produces the protein MKEPYFCSVHLDKELDPLYIYLNEETLKQLNIESNSIILNFGHFKKELMIGIVHNLQLNQMKLSSCLNENLSIPDLPYDSYFIENQLFLGPVIGFLETPWFNPKQETAKLRFSNYDTIKGLIYIFNSKTIDQSTKTISGYYYEPTANRLIKGTFPYPCAIYNRSPMNPNLYKHFKEHIGEKIFNYPYRNDNKYSFWINMSKIPYIREHLPFTRRYKGVESLLHMLTKYESVFLKPTSLSRGRGIFHIKKADEGYILSSITGDKVLIESIETLDERLQSSIMKKSRYIIQREIPFTHSGKKIDFRLYLQKDETKNWKYSGMETKVAMVGSVISNSSNREKVLPGEAALKEIYHLSEDQMKQKIVEITQLCMSILSVMESDEETHLGDVAFDFILDSECKVWVLEMQPNYAAERKAKRTMDERRVLPYILPTPFEYAKVLAGF, from the coding sequence ATGAAAGAACCCTATTTCTGTTCAGTACATCTTGATAAGGAGCTTGATCCACTTTATATTTACTTGAATGAAGAAACATTAAAACAATTAAATATTGAGTCAAACTCCATCATACTGAATTTCGGTCATTTCAAAAAAGAACTTATGATCGGAATCGTTCATAATCTGCAACTTAATCAAATGAAACTTTCCTCCTGCTTGAACGAAAACCTCTCCATCCCCGATCTCCCATATGATTCCTACTTTATTGAGAATCAATTATTCTTAGGGCCGGTTATCGGTTTTCTGGAAACACCTTGGTTCAATCCCAAGCAAGAGACCGCCAAGTTGCGTTTTTCAAATTATGATACAATTAAGGGGTTAATCTACATTTTTAATAGTAAGACGATTGATCAATCCACTAAAACGATTTCCGGCTATTATTACGAACCAACTGCAAATCGCCTCATTAAAGGCACCTTTCCTTACCCCTGTGCCATCTACAATCGTTCTCCTATGAACCCAAACCTTTATAAACACTTTAAAGAGCATATTGGTGAGAAGATATTCAACTACCCATATCGCAATGACAATAAATATTCTTTTTGGATCAACATGTCCAAAATCCCTTATATACGAGAGCATTTACCTTTTACAAGAAGGTATAAAGGAGTAGAAAGTTTGCTTCACATGCTCACAAAATATGAATCCGTCTTTTTAAAACCTACTTCATTAAGCAGAGGCAGGGGAATTTTCCATATAAAAAAAGCGGATGAAGGATATATATTATCCAGCATCACCGGAGATAAGGTTCTTATCGAATCAATAGAGACGTTGGACGAGAGATTACAATCAAGCATAATGAAAAAGAGCAGATATATTATTCAACGGGAAATCCCTTTTACCCACTCCGGGAAAAAAATCGACTTCCGGCTGTACCTTCAAAAAGATGAAACAAAGAACTGGAAGTATTCAGGCATGGAAACAAAAGTAGCAATGGTCGGAAGTGTCATCTCAAACTCAAGCAACAGAGAGAAAGTACTGCCAGGAGAAGCAGCGCTTAAGGAAATATATCATCTGAGTGAAGATCAAATGAAACAAAAAATAGTTGAGATCACCCAGTTATGTATGAGCATCTTAAGCGTGATGGAGAGTGATGAAGAAACACACCTCGGGGATGTTGCTTTCGATTTCATATTGGATAGTGAGTGCAAGGTGTGGGTGTTAGAAATGCAGCCGAATTATGCTGCAGAGAGGAAAGCAAAGAGAACCATGGATGAGCGTCGGGTCCTGCCTTATATACTGCCTACCCCTTTTGAATATGCTAAGGTGCTGGCTGGGTTTTAA
- a CDS encoding aspartate/glutamate racemase family protein, which yields MSKTIGILGGMGPAATLDLFHKIIVNTPVQTEQEHHRIIIYNNPKIPPRTQQSDPLPGLIKSAISLEKAGADFLIMPCNAANIWLEQIKAAIQIPFHSIIDTTVESILSEEDPAHKKILLLATETTINHGLYQKAFHNSPSEILTPLKEEQTIIDNAINDVKLGRISSNQYIKDLN from the coding sequence ATGTCCAAAACAATCGGAATCCTCGGAGGAATGGGTCCAGCAGCAACGTTGGACTTATTTCATAAAATTATAGTAAATACTCCAGTACAAACAGAACAAGAACATCATCGCATCATCATCTACAATAACCCTAAAATCCCTCCTCGAACGCAGCAATCGGATCCATTACCCGGGCTCATCAAATCTGCGATATCGTTGGAAAAGGCGGGGGCAGATTTCCTTATTATGCCCTGTAACGCAGCCAATATTTGGCTTGAACAAATAAAAGCGGCCATTCAAATCCCATTCCACAGCATCATTGATACCACTGTGGAATCAATACTTTCAGAAGAAGACCCTGCCCATAAAAAAATCCTCTTACTTGCTACTGAAACCACCATAAATCATGGATTATATCAAAAAGCATTTCATAACAGCCCTAGTGAAATACTCACTCCTCTCAAAGAAGAACAAACGATCATTGATAACGCCATTAACGATGTAAAATTGGGAAGGATTTCTTCTAATCAATATATAAAAGACCTTAACTGA
- a CDS encoding DUF421 domain-containing protein → MLEHLKDLLLILGRIITILPLLLIITLFMGKRAIGELPIFDFLVILTLGAVVGADIADPNIKHLPTAVAIIGIGILQKVVAKWKISNRKIGRYLTFEPTVVIQNGKFLDKNLKKIRYSIDNILQMLREKGIFDISEVETAIIEPNGALSVLKKPQKNSVTLEDMNMTKTTSSISFPVIVEGTIYTNVLRDFNLNEAWIEQQLSHKGNIDINNVFFASVNRNLELHVSLKDEKNITIPPIRH, encoded by the coding sequence ATGTTGGAGCATTTGAAAGATTTACTCTTGATCCTTGGGAGAATCATTACCATTTTACCCTTACTATTAATTATCACCCTATTTATGGGAAAGCGTGCAATTGGGGAACTGCCTATATTTGATTTTTTGGTTATCTTAACATTAGGCGCTGTGGTTGGAGCGGATATCGCAGACCCTAATATTAAACATCTTCCGACTGCAGTAGCGATCATTGGGATTGGAATTCTCCAGAAGGTGGTCGCAAAATGGAAAATTTCCAATCGAAAAATAGGGAGATACCTTACATTTGAACCAACTGTGGTCATTCAGAATGGAAAATTCCTTGATAAAAACCTAAAAAAAATTCGTTATTCGATTGATAATATACTTCAAATGCTTAGGGAAAAAGGTATTTTTGATATTAGTGAAGTTGAAACAGCCATTATCGAACCTAACGGGGCTTTAAGCGTGTTAAAAAAGCCACAAAAAAATTCAGTGACGTTAGAAGATATGAACATGACAAAAACAACATCTTCAATTTCCTTTCCTGTTATCGTAGAAGGCACCATTTACACCAATGTCCTAAGGGATTTTAATCTAAATGAAGCTTGGATAGAACAACAATTATCTCATAAAGGAAATATCGATATAAACAATGTGTTTTTTGCTTCAGTCAATCGAAATCTCGAGTTGCATGTTTCTTTAAAAGATGAAAAAAATATAACTATTCCACCAATAAGACACTAA
- a CDS encoding tRNA-dihydrouridine synthase, with protein MKNNFWHELPRPFFVLAPMEAVTDVVFRHVVSEAARPDVFFTEFTNTESYCHPKGKDSVRGRLTFTEDEQPIVAHIWGDKPEYFREMSIGMAEMGFKGIDINMGCPVHNVAANGKGSGLIRRPEVAAELIQAAKAGGLPVSVKTRLGYTKVEEWHDWLKHLLEQDIVNLSIHLRTRKEMSEVDAHWELIPEIKKLRDEIAPDTLLTINGDIPDRQKGLELAEKYGIDGVMIGRGIFQNPFAFEKEKKEHTSEELLDLLRLQLDLHDQYNDELEPRPFKPLRRFFKIYVRGFRGASELRNRLMETETTDEVRALLDEYASAVKEDEGFSVSK; from the coding sequence ATGAAAAATAATTTTTGGCATGAGTTGCCTCGGCCGTTTTTTGTGTTGGCACCGATGGAAGCCGTGACCGATGTCGTGTTCCGCCACGTCGTGAGTGAAGCGGCGAGACCTGACGTGTTTTTTACAGAATTTACGAATACGGAAAGCTACTGTCACCCGAAAGGAAAAGACAGCGTGCGCGGGCGTCTGACGTTCACGGAAGATGAGCAGCCGATCGTCGCCCATATCTGGGGGGACAAGCCCGAATACTTCCGCGAAATGAGTATCGGAATGGCGGAAATGGGCTTCAAGGGAATCGATATCAATATGGGCTGCCCTGTACACAACGTCGCAGCGAACGGGAAAGGCTCCGGCTTGATCCGCCGTCCGGAAGTCGCTGCCGAACTTATCCAGGCAGCCAAAGCGGGAGGTCTTCCCGTCAGCGTGAAGACCCGCCTGGGTTATACGAAAGTCGAGGAATGGCATGACTGGCTGAAACACCTGTTGGAACAGGACATCGTCAATCTGTCCATCCACCTTCGTACAAGAAAAGAAATGAGTGAAGTCGATGCTCATTGGGAGCTGATTCCGGAGATCAAGAAACTCCGTGACGAGATTGCCCCAGACACCTTACTGACGATCAACGGAGACATCCCTGACCGCCAGAAGGGACTCGAACTTGCCGAGAAATACGGGATCGACGGCGTCATGATCGGAAGAGGAATCTTCCAAAATCCGTTCGCCTTCGAAAAAGAGAAGAAGGAGCATACGAGTGAGGAGCTGCTCGACCTTCTTCGTTTGCAGCTGGATCTTCATGATCAGTACAATGATGAACTTGAGCCCCGTCCGTTCAAACCGCTCCGCCGCTTCTTCAAGATCTACGTCCGCGGATTCCGCGGCGCAAGCGAGCTCAGAAATCGTCTGATGGAGACAGAAACCACAGATGAAGTACGCGCTTTGCTTGATGAGTATGCAAGTGCAGTGAAGGAAGATGAAGGCTTTTCTGTTTCTAAGTAA
- the yiaA gene encoding inner membrane protein YiaA, producing MAELNENPLMKNDDKKPKVKVERKEGEPTSAFKGASWAALVIGVSAYLIGLFNAGMELNEKGYYFAVLIFGLYAAVSLQKAVRDKEEDIPVSGIYYGLSWFAVIVAISLMAIGLYNAGSIILSEKGFYGMAFVLSLFAAITIQKNIRDTQVARDRD from the coding sequence ATGGCTGAATTGAATGAAAACCCGTTAATGAAGAATGATGATAAGAAACCGAAGGTCAAGGTGGAAAGAAAAGAAGGGGAACCAACTTCCGCTTTTAAAGGGGCGAGCTGGGCAGCGTTGGTGATAGGTGTTTCCGCTTATCTGATCGGCCTGTTCAATGCGGGGATGGAACTGAATGAGAAGGGGTATTACTTCGCTGTACTCATCTTCGGATTGTATGCAGCGGTATCGCTTCAAAAAGCGGTCAGGGACAAGGAAGAGGATATCCCTGTTTCCGGCATCTATTACGGACTCAGCTGGTTTGCCGTGATCGTCGCCATTTCATTGATGGCGATCGGACTTTATAATGCCGGCAGTATCATCCTGAGTGAAAAAGGGTTTTATGGGATGGCATTCGTTCTTAGTCTGTTTGCTGCTATTACCATTCAGAAAAATATTCGGGATACGCAGGTGGCTAGGGATAGAGATTGA
- a CDS encoding nucleotide pyrophosphohydrolase: protein MSEIQDLTKKLNQFIEERNWGPSQTPKDLAISISIEAAELLEDFQWISSEEALEKNKENIREEIADVLIYSLMLCSKLDLDVKEIIEEKMVKNARKYPVSTES from the coding sequence ATGAGCGAAATCCAAGATCTAACAAAAAAACTCAACCAATTCATAGAAGAACGTAACTGGGGACCCTCCCAAACCCCAAAAGACCTCGCTATCTCCATTTCCATTGAAGCCGCCGAACTGCTAGAAGACTTCCAGTGGATCAGCAGCGAAGAAGCTCTAGAAAAGAACAAAGAAAACATCCGTGAAGAAATCGCGGATGTCCTGATCTACTCGTTAATGCTTTGCTCTAAACTTGATTTGGATGTGAAAGAGATTATCGAAGAGAAAATGGTGAAGAATGCGCGGAAGTATCCTGTTTCGACCGAAAGTTAA
- a CDS encoding organic hydroperoxide resistance protein: MDAIYTAKATAEGGRAGKVKSSDGVLDLGLAMPKSLGGTGAEGATNPEQLFAAGYAACFDSALNLVARQAKQKIESKVTAEVSIGKDPADGGFKLGVILSVAVGGVDLTEAEQLVEKAHGVCPYSKATSGNIEVDYRTTSLS; encoded by the coding sequence ATGGATGCAATCTATACAGCAAAAGCGACGGCTGAAGGCGGCCGAGCAGGTAAAGTAAAGAGCAGCGATGGGGTATTGGACCTTGGATTGGCCATGCCAAAATCACTTGGAGGCACCGGTGCAGAAGGAGCGACAAATCCTGAACAGCTTTTCGCAGCCGGCTATGCCGCATGCTTTGACAGTGCGTTGAATCTGGTCGCAAGACAAGCAAAGCAAAAGATCGAATCCAAAGTGACGGCTGAAGTGTCGATCGGAAAAGATCCTGCCGACGGCGGCTTCAAGCTTGGTGTCATCCTGTCCGTTGCAGTAGGCGGTGTTGATCTTACTGAAGCGGAACAGCTTGTTGAAAAAGCACACGGTGTCTGCCCTTATTCTAAAGCTACAAGCGGGAACATCGAGGTAGACTATCGCACAACTTCTTTATCATAA
- a CDS encoding MarR family winged helix-turn-helix transcriptional regulator, giving the protein MDDVLLLENQICFKIYTAEREITRLYRGLLEEIGVTYPQYLALLVLWEKESITVKELGKKLFLDSGTLTPMLKRMEGNGLLIRERSKEDERSVIISLTENGARLKEKASCIPTRLLESLDMEGNELEQFNDTLTSILRKLKDRE; this is encoded by the coding sequence ATGGATGATGTACTTTTATTGGAGAATCAGATTTGTTTTAAGATCTACACAGCGGAAAGGGAAATTACAAGATTATACCGGGGCCTCCTTGAAGAGATCGGGGTAACCTATCCCCAGTATCTTGCCCTGCTTGTCCTTTGGGAGAAGGAGAGCATCACGGTAAAAGAATTAGGGAAAAAGTTATTCTTGGATTCCGGGACACTTACCCCTATGCTGAAAAGAATGGAGGGCAATGGCCTATTGATCCGGGAGCGTTCGAAAGAAGATGAACGCAGTGTAATCATCAGCCTGACGGAAAACGGAGCCCGTTTGAAAGAAAAAGCCAGCTGTATCCCGACCCGATTATTGGAGAGTCTGGACATGGAGGGCAATGAGCTTGAGCAGTTTAATGATACGTTGACCTCGATATTAAGGAAATTGAAGGATAGGGAATAG